GTGACGCTGGTACTGGTCGGGCGCGAGGATGACGATGACGTCGGCCCAGGCAGCGGCGTCGGCGACGCTCTTGACCTCGAAGCCGGCCTCTTCGGCCTTGGGCTTCGACTTCGAGCCCTCCTTGAGTCCGATGACGACCTCGACACCCGAGTCGCGGAGGTTCTGCGCGTGCGCGTGGCCCTGCGAGCCGTAGCCGATGACGGCGACCTTCTTGCCCTGGATGAGGGCGAGGTCGGCGTCCTTGTCGTAGTAGATCTCAGCCATGATGCTGTCTTTCTCCTTGATCGGGGATGGTGCAGTTCGTGAAAACGGTCAGTTCTTGAAGACGCGCTCGGTGATGGACTTGCCGCCACGGCCGATCGCGAGGAGGCCCGACTGGGCGATCTCCTTGATGCCGTAGGGCTCGAGCACCTTGAGGAACGCGGTGGTCTTGCCGGAGTCGCCGGTGACCTCGATCACGAGCGCGTCGGTCGAGACGTCGACGACGCGGGCACGGAAGAGGTTCACCGCCTCGAGCACCTGCGAGCGGGTCGTGTTGTCGACCCGCACCTTGATGAGCAGGTGCTCGCGCTGCACCGCCTGCGCGGGGTCGAGCTCGACGATCTTGATGACGTTGACGAGCTTGTTCAGCTGCTTCGTCACCTGCTCGAGCGGCAGTTCATCGACGTCGACGACGACGGTGATGCGGCTGAGCCCCTCGATCTCCGAGTGGCCGACCGCGAGCGATTCGATGTTGAAGCCGCGCCGGGCGAAGAGCCCTGCGACGCGGGTCAACAGGCCGGGCTTGTCTTCGACGAGGAGGGAGAGAACGTGCGTCGACATGGTCAGTCCTCCTCGCTGAATGCCGGCGAGTGATCGCGGGCGTACTGGATGTAGCTGTTCGAGACGCCCTGCGGCACCATCGGCCACACCATCGCGTCGGCCGAGACGACGAAGTCGATCACCACGGGGCGGTCGTTCGTCTCGAGCGCCAGCTTGATGGCGTCGTCGATCTCCTCCTCTTTCGTGACCCGGATGCCGAGTGCACCGTATGCCTCGGCGAGTGCCACGAAGTCGGGGATGCGCACGCTGTCGTGGCCCGTGTTCAGATCGGTGTTCGAGTACCGGCCGTCGTAGAACAGGGTCTGCCACTGGCGCACCATGCCGAGCGAGGAGTTGTTGATGATCGCGACCTTGATCGGGATCTTGTTCAGCGTGCAGGTCGCGAGCTCCTGATTGGTCATCTGGAAGCATCCGTCGCCGTCGATCGCCCAGACCACGCGGTCGGGTTCGGCGACCTTCGCGCCCATCGCGGCCGGAACCGCGTAGCCCATCGTGCCGGCGCCGCCCGAGTTCAGCCAGGAGTTGGGGCGCTCGTACTTGATGAACTGCGCCGCCCACATCTGGTGCTGGCCGACGCCCGCGGCGTAGACCGCCTCGGGCCCCGTGAGCTCGCCGATGCGCTGGATGACCTGCTGCGGTGCGAGCAGTCCGTCGGACGGCGTCGAGAACCCGAGCGGGAACTCGGCGCGGAGGCCGTCGAGCGTCGCCCACCATTCGTCGAGGTCGGGCGTGCCCGAAGCCCCGGCGATCGCGTCGCGGTAGGCGGCCTCGAGGTCGACGAGCACGTCTTTCGCGTCGCCGACGATCGGCACGTCGGCGACGCGGATCTTGGAGATCTCGGCCGGGTCGATGTCGACGTGCACGACCTTGGCGTTCGGCGCGAAGAGCGCCGCCTTGCCGGTCACGCGGTCGTCGAAGCGGGCGCCGAGAGCGATGAGGAGGTCGGCCTCCTGCAGCGCGATCACGGCGGGGACCGTGCCGTGCATGCCCGGCATTCCGAGGTGCTGCTGGTGCGAGTCGGGGAAGGCGCCACGCGCCATGAGCGTCGTCACCACGGGGGCGTTCGTCGTCTCGGCGAGCGCGAGCAGTTCCTGGGACGCGCCCGAGCGGATGACTCCGCCGCCGACGTACAGCACCGGGCGCTTCGCCTCTGCGAGCAGCTGCGCCGCCGCGGCGACCTGCTTGCCGTGGGCCTTCGTGATCGGCCGGTAGCCCGGCAGGTCGAGCTTCGGCGGCCAGCGGAAGACGGCCTTGGCCTGCTGCGCGTCCTTCGTGATGTCGACGAGCACGGGGCCGGGCCGGCCGGTCGTGGCGATGTGGTACGCCGCCGCGATGGTCGCCGGGATCTCCGCGGCATCCTTCACCAGGAAGGAGTGCTTCGTGATCGGCATCGTGATGCCGACGATGTCGGCCTCCTGGAATGCGTCGGTGCCCATGAGGTTCGAGAACACCTGTCCGGTGATCGCGAGCATCGGCACCGAGTCCATGTGGGCGTCGGCGATGGCCGTGACGAGGTTCGTCGCGCCGGGGCCCGACGTCGCGATGGCGACACCGACCTTGCCCGACGACGAGGCGTAGCCCTCGGCAGCGTGACCGGCGCCCTGCTCGTGCCGCACGAGGATGTGGCGGAGCTTCTTGCTGTCGAGCAGCGGGTCG
The sequence above is a segment of the Agromyces hippuratus genome. Coding sequences within it:
- the ilvN gene encoding acetolactate synthase small subunit, whose amino-acid sequence is MSTHVLSLLVEDKPGLLTRVAGLFARRGFNIESLAVGHSEIEGLSRITVVVDVDELPLEQVTKQLNKLVNVIKIVELDPAQAVQREHLLIKVRVDNTTRSQVLEAVNLFRARVVDVSTDALVIEVTGDSGKTTAFLKVLEPYGIKEIAQSGLLAIGRGGKSITERVFKN
- a CDS encoding acetolactate synthase large subunit; the protein is MTTESNPVPSPAPVPSGAPVELTGAEAVVRALEMLGITDVFGLPGGAILPVYDPLLDSKKLRHILVRHEQGAGHAAEGYASSSGKVGVAIATSGPGATNLVTAIADAHMDSVPMLAITGQVFSNLMGTDAFQEADIVGITMPITKHSFLVKDAAEIPATIAAAYHIATTGRPGPVLVDITKDAQQAKAVFRWPPKLDLPGYRPITKAHGKQVAAAAQLLAEAKRPVLYVGGGVIRSGASQELLALAETTNAPVVTTLMARGAFPDSHQQHLGMPGMHGTVPAVIALQEADLLIALGARFDDRVTGKAALFAPNAKVVHVDIDPAEISKIRVADVPIVGDAKDVLVDLEAAYRDAIAGASGTPDLDEWWATLDGLRAEFPLGFSTPSDGLLAPQQVIQRIGELTGPEAVYAAGVGQHQMWAAQFIKYERPNSWLNSGGAGTMGYAVPAAMGAKVAEPDRVVWAIDGDGCFQMTNQELATCTLNKIPIKVAIINNSSLGMVRQWQTLFYDGRYSNTDLNTGHDSVRIPDFVALAEAYGALGIRVTKEEEIDDAIKLALETNDRPVVIDFVVSADAMVWPMVPQGVSNSYIQYARDHSPAFSEED